From Polaribacter butkevichii, a single genomic window includes:
- a CDS encoding nucleoside phosphorylase — MSIKQSELILNPDGSVYHLNLRPEHIANTIIFVGDQDRVDKISKHFDSIEFTTQKREFKTTTGTYKNKRLSVISTGIGPDNIDIVLNELDALVNIDLETRKPKENLTSLTIVRIGTSGSLQADIPVDSFVIGSHGLDLNGMLHSYQIETISNPAIEDAFVKHTNWSAKKSYPIVIENNKELANKLKSEKTHLGITATAGGFYGPQGRILRLALQDHNLNHKIDSFNFNEHRITNLEMETSAIYGLSKLLGHKACSINAIIANRANGTFSKNPGKVIANLIEYTLDKIVK, encoded by the coding sequence ATGTCTATAAAACAATCTGAACTTATCTTAAATCCCGATGGTAGTGTTTATCATCTTAATTTAAGACCAGAACATATTGCCAACACTATTATTTTTGTTGGCGACCAAGATAGAGTTGATAAAATCTCTAAACATTTTGATTCTATTGAGTTTACAACTCAAAAAAGAGAATTTAAAACCACCACAGGTACCTATAAAAACAAGCGTCTTTCTGTTATATCAACAGGTATTGGACCAGATAATATAGATATCGTTCTAAATGAATTAGACGCACTTGTTAATATTGATTTAGAAACAAGAAAACCTAAAGAAAATTTAACCTCTTTAACCATTGTAAGAATAGGAACTTCGGGTTCTTTACAAGCAGATATTCCTGTAGATTCTTTTGTTATTGGTTCTCATGGTTTAGATTTAAACGGTATGCTGCACTCTTATCAAATTGAAACAATTTCTAATCCTGCTATAGAAGATGCCTTTGTAAAACACACCAATTGGAGTGCTAAAAAATCATATCCTATTGTAATAGAAAACAATAAAGAGTTAGCCAATAAATTAAAATCAGAAAAAACACATCTAGGTATAACGGCTACTGCAGGTGGTTTTTACGGCCCTCAAGGAAGAATTTTACGTTTGGCTTTACAAGACCATAACTTAAACCATAAAATTGATAGTTTTAATTTTAATGAACATAGAATTACCAATTTAGAAATGGAAACTTCTGCCATATATGGTTTGTCTAAATTATTAGGTCATAAAGCTTGTTCTATCAACGCAATTATAGCCAATAGAGCCAACGGTACTTTTAGTAAAAACCCAGGTAAAGTGATTGCCAATTTAATAGAATACACACTCGATAAAATAGTTAAATAA
- a CDS encoding DUF1835 domain-containing protein: MNSLTLHITNGDSTTNYLKQLHFSGDFITWREMLCEGKTTTDIGSETFWKHRFEFLKSSYKVSKQKFINYTLKEYRNLCKKKETKEIVLWFDHDLFCQINMIAVISWLKVYRKGYAISLVTNNKPKGTKKPKSLSELTQNQVLQHYKNRVSLTQDDIEYADYIWQLYCSDSPLRLETVYKYNPMSPFTHLADALAAHLLRFPSIKNGLNQLENTILETANTHQFSSKKQLVHQLIETQTTYGFGDIQYDHHIEQLHKLFTSFNPVKLSRKGKKVLENQLNFYGELRNENLYLGGAKKYSFLFNNQSEKLLQITS; encoded by the coding sequence ATGAACTCCTTAACACTACATATTACAAACGGAGATAGTACTACAAACTACCTTAAACAACTTCATTTTTCTGGAGACTTTATTACTTGGAGAGAAATGTTATGCGAAGGCAAAACAACAACAGATATAGGAAGTGAAACCTTTTGGAAACACAGGTTCGAATTCTTAAAATCTTCTTACAAAGTAAGCAAACAAAAGTTTATTAACTACACGTTAAAAGAATACAGAAACCTTTGTAAGAAAAAAGAAACCAAAGAAATCGTTTTATGGTTTGACCATGATTTATTTTGTCAAATTAACATGATTGCGGTAATTAGTTGGTTAAAAGTTTACAGAAAAGGATATGCCATTTCTCTAGTTACCAACAATAAACCAAAAGGAACAAAGAAACCAAAAAGTTTATCTGAACTTACCCAAAATCAAGTCCTGCAACACTATAAAAACAGAGTCAGTTTAACACAAGATGATATTGAGTATGCCGATTACATTTGGCAATTGTATTGCTCAGACAGTCCTTTAAGATTAGAGACCGTTTATAAATACAACCCGATGTCTCCTTTTACGCATTTAGCAGACGCTTTAGCCGCACATTTATTAAGATTTCCTTCTATAAAAAACGGGTTAAACCAACTAGAAAACACCATTCTAGAAACAGCAAATACACATCAATTTTCTTCAAAAAAACAACTCGTACATCAATTAATAGAAACACAAACAACATACGGGTTTGGAGATATACAATACGACCATCACATAGAACAACTCCATAAATTGTTTACCTCTTTTAACCCCGTAAAATTATCACGAAAAGGAAAAAAAGTACTAGAAAACCAATTAAATTTTTATGGTGAACTTCGTAATGAAAATTTGTATCTTGGTGGAGCAAAAAAATATAGTTTTCTATTCAATAATCAATCAGAAAAACTATTACAAATTACATCTTAA
- a CDS encoding translation initiation factor, translating into MDLKDQLKNLFPEHQETVEPVKEKSDIWLQEDPIICKYEKRKGKPITILEGYTGATSDFKKLAKEIKTKLSVGGSFKDDKIIIQGDYRDRIMTLLKEKGFKVKRVGG; encoded by the coding sequence ATGGATTTAAAAGATCAATTAAAAAACTTATTTCCAGAACACCAGGAAACCGTAGAACCAGTAAAAGAAAAATCAGATATTTGGCTACAAGAAGACCCAATTATTTGTAAATACGAAAAACGAAAAGGAAAACCCATCACTATTTTAGAAGGCTACACAGGCGCAACATCAGATTTTAAAAAACTTGCCAAAGAAATTAAAACAAAATTATCTGTTGGTGGTAGTTTTAAAGATGATAAAATTATTATTCAGGGCGACTACAGAGACCGAATAATGACCCTATTAAAAGAAAAAGGATTTAAAGTAAAACGTGTTGGTGGTTAA
- a CDS encoding isopenicillin N synthase family dioxygenase codes for MNKIPSVNLADFLSSDKSKKQQFIDEIGHAYENIGFVALKGHFLDDKLVESLYTEIKNFFDLPIETKEKYEIPGIGGQRGYVSFGKESAKGKKEGDLKEFWHFGQYVDKDSKYANEYPENVIVKELPKFNEVGKKTYQMLEKTAKYVLRSLALHLGLEETYFDNYIKNGNSILRPIHYPPIQTEPKGAERAAAHGDINLITLLMGAQGKGLQVQNHNGDWIDAMAEPDEIMINVGDMLSRHSNNKLKSTIHRVVNPPKEMWGTSRYSIPFFMHPISDMKLDVLENCIDEKNPKQFDDITAGEFLDERLRELGLKK; via the coding sequence ATGAATAAAATACCAAGTGTAAATTTAGCAGATTTTTTATCATCTGATAAAAGCAAAAAACAACAATTTATAGATGAAATTGGTCATGCTTACGAAAACATAGGTTTTGTGGCCTTAAAAGGTCATTTTTTAGACGATAAATTAGTAGAAAGCTTATATACAGAAATAAAAAACTTTTTTGATTTACCTATAGAAACAAAAGAAAAATACGAAATCCCAGGAATTGGAGGGCAACGTGGTTACGTTTCTTTTGGTAAAGAATCTGCAAAAGGAAAAAAAGAGGGAGATTTAAAAGAATTTTGGCATTTTGGTCAATATGTAGATAAAGACTCTAAATACGCAAACGAATATCCAGAAAATGTAATTGTAAAAGAGCTTCCAAAATTTAACGAAGTAGGTAAAAAAACCTATCAAATGTTAGAAAAAACAGCCAAATACGTATTGCGTTCTTTAGCATTACATTTGGGGTTAGAAGAAACGTATTTTGATAATTATATTAAAAACGGAAATAGTATTCTACGCCCAATTCATTATCCGCCAATACAAACAGAACCTAAAGGCGCAGAAAGAGCAGCAGCGCATGGCGACATTAATTTAATTACTTTATTAATGGGTGCACAAGGAAAAGGATTGCAAGTGCAAAACCACAATGGAGACTGGATTGATGCCATGGCAGAACCAGACGAAATTATGATAAATGTAGGAGACATGTTATCGCGCCACAGTAATAACAAACTAAAATCTACCATTCACAGAGTCGTAAATCCGCCCAAAGAAATGTGGGGTACCTCTCGTTATTCAATTCCATTTTTTATGCATCCAATATCAGACATGAAATTAGATGTTTTAGAAAATTGTATCGATGAAAAGAATCCCAAACAATTTGATGATATTACGGCAGGAGAATTTTTAGACGAACGTTTAAGAGAATTAGGTCTTAAAAAATAA
- a CDS encoding DUF6048 family protein → MYKYFINICFLFVFVSGFSQEQKKDTLINAKTDSIVYKTNYGLRLGIDISKPILAQFNSTYSGLEIVGDYRIKKNLYIAAEVGYEEETTAEDYTNSTAKGSYIKLGFNYNAYKNWLDMNNELFLGYRYGFSLFDQTLNSYTPNVNSVYFPANQITTPVTTTGLNAHWSEFVIGLKVETFKNFFISFSGSYKVLMSVKEPDNFKTLYSPGFNRIFESSTGFGFNYTLTYLIPFKKK, encoded by the coding sequence ATGTACAAATATTTCATTAACATATGTTTTCTTTTTGTTTTTGTTAGTGGGTTTTCTCAAGAACAAAAAAAAGATACGCTTATAAACGCCAAAACAGACTCAATTGTATACAAAACCAATTACGGTTTAAGATTGGGTATAGATATTAGCAAACCTATCTTAGCACAATTTAATAGCACTTATAGTGGGTTAGAAATTGTTGGAGATTACAGAATTAAAAAAAACTTATATATTGCTGCAGAGGTAGGTTATGAAGAAGAAACAACAGCAGAAGATTACACAAACTCTACTGCTAAAGGAAGCTATATAAAACTAGGTTTTAACTACAATGCTTACAAAAATTGGTTAGACATGAATAACGAATTATTTTTAGGATATCGTTATGGATTTAGCCTTTTCGATCAAACATTAAATAGCTATACACCAAATGTAAATTCAGTATATTTTCCGGCAAACCAAATTACTACACCGGTTACAACTACTGGTTTAAACGCACATTGGTCTGAATTTGTAATAGGTTTAAAAGTAGAAACTTTTAAAAATTTCTTTATCTCTTTTAGTGGATCTTACAAAGTTTTAATGAGTGTAAAAGAACCCGACAACTTTAAAACATTGTATTCTCCTGGATTTAATAGAATCTTTGAAAGCAGCACAGGTTTTGGTTTTAACTACACACTTACCTACCTAATTCCATTTAAAAAGAAATAA
- a CDS encoding DUF6452 family protein, with protein sequence MRKIFLILSFVLLIITSCEKDDFCLKNPVTPNLVLRFYSDASKETLKNARLLSVWAEGKDTIADYTSVSTDSIAIPLNSLASETIYHLKINNEDGAEADNQYTTFTIKYTPEEKYVSRSCGYQVLFNDVSFDSDNTNWIKDFTPETLTTIDNQNTAHVQIFH encoded by the coding sequence ATGAGAAAAATATTTCTGATTCTAAGTTTCGTTTTACTAATAATTACCTCTTGCGAAAAAGATGATTTTTGCTTAAAAAATCCCGTTACACCAAATTTAGTGCTCCGTTTTTACAGCGATGCCAGCAAAGAAACTTTAAAAAACGCTAGGCTTTTATCTGTTTGGGCAGAAGGAAAAGATACCATAGCAGATTACACAAGTGTAAGTACAGATAGTATTGCCATTCCTTTAAATTCATTAGCATCAGAAACTATTTATCATTTAAAAATAAATAATGAAGATGGAGCAGAGGCAGACAATCAATACACCACTTTTACTATTAAATATACACCAGAAGAAAAATACGTTTCTAGATCTTGTGGGTATCAAGTTCTCTTTAATGATGTTTCTTTCGATTCAGACAATACAAATTGGATTAAAGATTTTACACCAGAAACACTAACCACCATAGACAATCAAAATACAGCACATGTACAAATATTTCATTAA
- a CDS encoding 4a-hydroxytetrahydrobiopterin dehydratase, with product MKKLTDFEINRKLEKLQDWDYYDDALHTDFEFDNFKDCMSAMNRIAFECEALNHHPEWTNNYNTLDIKLTTHDAEGVTKLDFKLAKAINKIVEVED from the coding sequence ATGAAAAAACTTACAGATTTCGAAATTAATAGAAAATTAGAAAAACTACAAGATTGGGATTATTATGATGATGCATTGCATACCGATTTTGAATTTGATAACTTTAAAGATTGTATGTCTGCAATGAATAGAATTGCTTTTGAGTGTGAAGCTTTAAACCATCATCCAGAATGGACAAACAATTACAATACCTTAGATATTAAATTAACTACGCATGATGCAGAAGGTGTAACAAAATTAGATTTTAAGTTAGCAAAAGCCATCAATAAAATTGTAGAAGTTGAAGATTAA
- a CDS encoding sulfatase-like hydrolase/transferase, whose product MRILIPVLVLLFSTSSYFGQQQSPNILLIIADDMGIDAIPGFGINDDLPVTPTLDSFREKGLAFTNCWAAPQCTPTRAAIMSGKFGVKTGVMRPPLILDTSHTSLFTKIKEQSTTDYAMALIGKWHIGGNDVSNYSHPKDSGVPYYEGLFTSQVSDYYNWTKVNSEGNEEQVTEYVTTHLTNSAISWIDDQTKPWFLWLAHVAPHVPFQEPPTGTYTTIPTDNRSTYLSMIESMDYEIDRLIKSMDAETLENTVIIFIGDNGTPGQANSYWPSGHAKASIYEGGIRVPMIITGKSVERVNEVETSLVQATDLHATILELAGVQLLGGTENSLSLKPTLKFENQVSKKINYTDYENGGIQYWATRNDTYKLIEDANGNEEFYNIVTDIKEETNLIGNLTTEQETIKKMLQQEAQTIRNDWSCNDGIKNGTETTIDDCNNTCGTTDVLSYDNIDCCGTPSSPSIYYEFVEQNERVVYSNNYPNHNFCFVADRTPEPYYRVYRFDLKPKLSGQVTSISRTNGRPVNFFGIALNGVYMMPAPATPFIFEDVNTGEYNWDWVFEPTTNIGDGRDFVGLDCASAHVNPNSGYHYHGNMFEYVEELDPGISTLDSPPTEVLQVGWASDGFPILYRFGPDKEGNIKEMFPSYQLKSGLRPGDGLSAPCGPYSGKYTNDFGYVAGKGDLDECNGIEASVTLTTAQGEETFEYYYVVTQDFPQISRCMKGNFNDSFISSSSALNDVDADGDGFVKAFDCDDTNPNINPFATDDPTTSFDESCGTTLGTKELALKDLGYYINSNPNNGNFAIISTNSEAYQVKLFSINGQLVREKTGEGVVEINNVTGAGVYLLSIIKQRKVLGTTKIIVK is encoded by the coding sequence ATGAGAATTTTAATACCTGTTTTAGTACTACTTTTTTCAACTTCTAGTTATTTTGGGCAACAGCAATCTCCTAACATATTGTTAATTATTGCCGATGATATGGGTATTGATGCTATTCCTGGATTTGGTATAAATGATGATTTACCTGTTACACCAACATTAGATTCTTTTAGAGAAAAAGGACTTGCTTTTACCAATTGTTGGGCAGCTCCACAATGTACACCAACGCGTGCAGCAATAATGAGTGGTAAATTTGGAGTTAAGACCGGAGTTATGAGACCTCCTTTAATTTTAGATACGAGCCATACTTCTTTGTTTACAAAGATAAAAGAACAAAGTACAACAGATTATGCCATGGCTTTAATTGGTAAATGGCATATTGGTGGTAATGATGTTAGTAATTACAGTCACCCAAAAGATTCTGGTGTACCTTATTACGAAGGGCTTTTTACCAGCCAGGTTTCTGACTACTATAATTGGACCAAAGTAAATTCTGAAGGGAATGAAGAGCAAGTAACAGAATATGTAACAACGCATTTAACCAATAGCGCAATTTCTTGGATTGATGATCAAACAAAACCTTGGTTTTTATGGTTAGCTCATGTTGCTCCACATGTGCCTTTTCAAGAGCCTCCAACAGGAACTTACACCACAATACCTACAGATAACAGATCTACTTATTTATCTATGATAGAATCTATGGATTATGAAATAGATAGGCTTATAAAAAGCATGGATGCAGAAACGTTAGAAAATACAGTTATCATTTTTATTGGTGATAACGGTACGCCTGGTCAGGCAAATAGTTATTGGCCATCAGGACATGCAAAGGCTTCTATATATGAAGGAGGAATTCGTGTACCTATGATTATTACTGGTAAATCTGTAGAAAGAGTAAATGAAGTAGAAACAAGTTTGGTGCAAGCTACCGATTTGCATGCTACCATTTTAGAGTTAGCGGGAGTGCAATTATTAGGAGGTACAGAAAATAGTTTAAGTTTAAAACCGACGTTAAAATTTGAAAACCAAGTTTCAAAAAAAATAAATTACACAGATTATGAAAATGGAGGTATCCAATATTGGGCAACAAGAAACGATACATATAAATTAATTGAAGATGCTAACGGTAACGAGGAGTTTTACAATATTGTTACAGATATTAAAGAAGAAACCAATTTAATAGGCAATTTAACTACAGAACAAGAAACTATTAAAAAGATGTTGCAGCAAGAAGCGCAAACCATTAGAAATGATTGGTCTTGTAACGACGGAATTAAAAATGGAACAGAAACTACCATTGATGATTGTAATAATACTTGCGGTACTACAGATGTTTTAAGTTATGATAATATAGATTGTTGCGGCACACCATCTAGCCCAAGTATTTATTACGAATTTGTAGAACAAAACGAAAGAGTTGTTTATTCTAACAATTACCCAAACCATAATTTTTGTTTTGTTGCAGACAGAACGCCAGAACCTTATTATAGAGTTTACAGGTTCGATTTAAAACCTAAACTATCAGGACAAGTTACTAGTATTTCTAGAACAAATGGTAGACCTGTTAACTTTTTTGGGATTGCTTTAAATGGCGTTTATATGATGCCTGCACCAGCTACACCTTTTATTTTTGAAGATGTAAATACAGGAGAATATAATTGGGATTGGGTTTTTGAACCAACAACAAATATTGGCGATGGAAGAGATTTTGTTGGTTTAGATTGTGCTTCTGCTCATGTAAATCCTAATTCGGGTTATCATTATCATGGAAATATGTTTGAGTATGTAGAAGAATTAGACCCAGGAATTTCTACATTAGATTCGCCACCCACAGAAGTTTTGCAAGTAGGTTGGGCTTCAGATGGGTTTCCCATTTTATATCGTTTTGGTCCGGATAAAGAAGGTAATATTAAAGAAATGTTTCCGAGTTATCAATTAAAAAGTGGTTTACGACCAGGAGACGGGCTTAGTGCTCCTTGTGGTCCGTATTCTGGAAAATACACGAATGATTTTGGCTACGTAGCAGGAAAAGGAGATTTAGACGAATGTAACGGAATTGAAGCGTCAGTGACTTTAACAACTGCCCAAGGTGAAGAAACTTTTGAATATTATTACGTGGTAACACAAGATTTTCCTCAGATTTCTAGATGTATGAAAGGAAATTTTAACGATAGTTTTATTAGTAGTTCTTCCGCTTTAAATGACGTGGATGCAGATGGAGATGGTTTTGTAAAAGCCTTTGATTGTGATGATACCAACCCAAATATAAATCCGTTTGCAACGGACGATCCAACTACAAGTTTCGATGAAAGTTGTGGTACTACTTTAGGTACAAAAGAGCTAGCTTTAAAAGATTTAGGATATTATATCAACTCAAACCCTAATAATGGTAATTTTGCAATCATATCTACCAATTCAGAAGCCTATCAAGTTAAATTGTTTTCTATAAACGGACAGCTTGTTCGTGAAAAAACTGGTGAAGGTGTTGTAGAAATAAATAATGTAACAGGTGCTGGAGTTTACTTATTGAGTATTATAAAACAAAGGAAAGTATTGGGAACAACTAAAATTATTGTAAAATGA
- a CDS encoding DUF6702 family protein, with amino-acid sequence MRILIIICFAFLNINMTNDVHESISATFNVIKRGHVLMLEIEFDEENFIKFGESSSLHVSKEDFGNYLNKTTSWEFDGKKLIPQILDVQSGEHHTKVTCFLSKNPDNIKSVKIKNEFLLNVASHSNIVQLDINNTFKDFRLHKGRKKISLNYN; translated from the coding sequence ATGAGAATTTTAATAATAATCTGTTTTGCTTTCTTAAACATTAATATGACAAATGATGTGCACGAATCTATTTCGGCTACATTTAATGTGATAAAAAGAGGACACGTTTTAATGCTGGAAATTGAGTTTGATGAAGAAAACTTTATCAAGTTTGGTGAATCTAGTAGTTTGCATGTCTCTAAAGAGGATTTTGGTAACTATTTAAACAAAACTACAAGTTGGGAGTTTGATGGTAAAAAGTTAATACCACAAATTTTAGACGTACAATCAGGAGAACATCATACAAAAGTTACCTGTTTTTTATCTAAAAATCCAGATAATATAAAGTCAGTTAAAATTAAAAACGAATTTTTATTGAATGTAGCATCGCACTCTAATATTGTTCAATTAGACATTAACAATACGTTTAAAGACTTTAGATTACATAAAGGAAGAAAAAAAATAAGCTTAAATTATAATTAA
- the rlmD gene encoding 23S rRNA (uracil(1939)-C(5))-methyltransferase RlmD — protein sequence MPRRERNKFVKKNQVLELKIEDYAFGGKGIARIKSEDGSFVIFVPNTLPGQLVKAQISKSSKNYAEAKLIDVLEHSEDEVEVPFQDIPGAPYIQLPIDLQHQYKKESTLTLFKKIGKVENIEDLFDEFVTSPNVFHYRNKMEYGFSAIGYDRVAKRDKDEFTLGFKRRGVWWMGDNLEKDSGLFDKQLEDNLKNIRKYCIDTGLEPWHGPKKTGFFRYFVVRKSFKTDELLCNLVTTSPELSKFDLQAFAEFLKNIFGERLAGLLHTINDETGDRTIATAGSLDLVYGKDKVVEELLGLNFEISMKSFFQTNPKCAEKLYNKVVEYVLEDKTKVDNTVVMDLFCGTGTIGQIVASKSENAKIVGVDIVASAIEDAKKNAKRNNIDGLKFYAADVGKFLIAHPEFKDKIKTIILDPARAGIAPKTLQKIINLNADRMVYVSCNPATQARDTELLAEAGYQIKKISLVDQFPHTSHIETVVLFER from the coding sequence ATGCCACGTAGAGAACGAAACAAATTTGTAAAGAAGAATCAAGTTTTAGAATTAAAAATTGAAGATTACGCTTTTGGCGGAAAAGGAATTGCAAGAATAAAATCTGAAGACGGTAGTTTTGTTATTTTTGTACCCAATACCTTACCTGGTCAATTGGTAAAAGCGCAAATAAGTAAGTCGAGTAAAAACTATGCAGAAGCTAAATTAATTGATGTTTTAGAACACTCTGAAGATGAAGTAGAAGTACCTTTTCAAGACATTCCTGGTGCACCTTACATTCAATTACCAATTGATTTACAACATCAATATAAAAAAGAAAGTACTTTAACTTTATTTAAAAAAATAGGAAAAGTAGAAAATATTGAAGATCTTTTTGATGAATTTGTTACCTCACCAAATGTATTTCATTACAGAAATAAAATGGAATACGGTTTCTCTGCAATTGGTTACGATAGAGTTGCCAAAAGAGATAAAGACGAGTTTACACTTGGTTTTAAAAGACGTGGTGTTTGGTGGATGGGAGATAATTTAGAAAAAGACTCTGGTTTGTTTGATAAACAACTAGAAGACAATCTAAAAAACATTCGTAAATATTGTATAGATACAGGTTTAGAGCCTTGGCATGGACCAAAAAAGACAGGTTTCTTTAGATATTTTGTAGTAAGAAAATCTTTTAAAACGGATGAATTACTATGTAATTTAGTAACCACTTCTCCTGAGTTGTCGAAGTTCGACCTACAAGCTTTTGCAGAATTTTTAAAAAATATTTTTGGCGAAAGATTAGCTGGATTATTACATACAATTAATGATGAAACTGGTGATAGAACTATTGCAACTGCTGGTAGTTTAGATTTGGTGTATGGTAAAGATAAAGTTGTAGAAGAATTATTAGGTTTAAACTTTGAAATTAGCATGAAAAGCTTTTTTCAAACCAACCCAAAATGTGCCGAAAAATTATATAACAAAGTTGTTGAATATGTTTTAGAAGATAAAACGAAAGTAGACAATACAGTTGTAATGGATTTATTCTGCGGAACAGGAACAATCGGTCAGATTGTGGCTTCTAAAAGTGAAAACGCAAAAATTGTTGGTGTAGATATTGTAGCTTCTGCCATTGAAGATGCAAAGAAAAATGCCAAAAGAAATAATATTGATGGCCTAAAGTTTTATGCTGCTGATGTTGGTAAGTTTTTAATTGCTCATCCTGAGTTTAAAGATAAAATTAAAACTATTATTTTAGATCCTGCTAGAGCAGGAATTGCGCCTAAAACATTGCAGAAAATCATCAATTTAAATGCAGACAGAATGGTGTATGTTTCTTGTAACCCTGCAACGCAAGCTAGAGATACAGAATTGTTAGCTGAAGCTGGTTATCAAATTAAAAAAATTAGTTTGGTAGATCAATTTCCCCATACAAGTCATATAGAAACTGTGGTTTTATTTGAGAGATAA
- a CDS encoding OmpA family protein, with product MKKTIIYSLAVLLISLGSLTSCEAVKNANNTQKGAGIGTAAGAILGAVIGNNVGNGKNSELGAVLGGVIGGVAGGVIGNKMDKQAREIEEALPGAEVERVGEGIMLTLGENAVRFDTNKATLSATAKANLEKLVPIFNSYENTNIVIYGYTDSTGRVEYNQTLSAKRASSVKDFLTTKGLNNGRIETKGLGVNDPIATNETAEGRSKNRRVEFAIVANEQMIEAAKKEAGN from the coding sequence ATGAAAAAAACAATAATTTATAGTTTAGCAGTATTACTTATATCTCTAGGTTCACTTACATCTTGTGAAGCTGTTAAAAATGCAAATAACACACAAAAAGGTGCTGGTATTGGTACTGCTGCAGGTGCAATTTTAGGTGCTGTAATTGGTAACAATGTTGGTAACGGTAAAAACTCTGAATTAGGAGCAGTATTAGGTGGTGTTATTGGTGGTGTTGCTGGTGGAGTTATCGGTAATAAAATGGACAAGCAAGCTAGAGAAATAGAAGAAGCTTTACCAGGTGCAGAAGTAGAAAGAGTTGGTGAAGGGATTATGTTAACTTTAGGTGAAAATGCGGTTAGATTTGACACAAATAAAGCAACCTTGTCTGCAACTGCAAAAGCTAATTTAGAAAAGTTAGTTCCTATTTTTAATAGTTACGAAAACACTAATATTGTTATTTATGGTTATACAGATAGCACGGGGAGAGTTGAATATAACCAAACTTTATCTGCAAAAAGAGCAAGCTCTGTAAAAGACTTTTTAACTACAAAGGGCTTAAATAACGGAAGAATTGAAACCAAAGGTTTAGGTGTTAATGACCCAATTGCAACGAATGAAACTGCAGAAGGAAGAAGTAAAAACAGACGTGTAGAATTTGCTATTGTAGCAAACGAACAAATGATTGAAGCAGCTAAAAAAGAAGCTGGAAACTAA
- a CDS encoding lipocalin family protein: MKKILCIVLLLTAMIGCKSTSTVNTKLDNKTERSLKGNFTITAVNYPGSDYLKVTSFNLADSKCFIGSNWSFISNNNKGEMTLNSPSTSCKDFSSPITWYVNKEGNFVLKIINDYKAKEVNNGFVLKLTNLTPTSFDLVDKINVAGQEKSITYTFQQTNQ, translated from the coding sequence ATGAAAAAAATTTTATGTATTGTCTTATTATTAACAGCAATGATTGGGTGTAAATCTACATCAACAGTCAATACTAAATTAGACAATAAAACCGAACGTAGTTTAAAAGGAAATTTTACAATTACAGCAGTAAACTATCCAGGATCTGATTATTTAAAAGTAACGTCTTTTAATTTAGCAGACTCAAAATGTTTTATTGGTAGTAATTGGAGCTTTATCTCGAATAACAATAAAGGAGAAATGACACTAAATAGCCCAAGTACTTCTTGTAAAGATTTTAGTTCTCCTATAACTTGGTACGTTAATAAAGAAGGAAATTTTGTTTTAAAAATTATTAATGATTATAAAGCAAAAGAAGTTAATAATGGTTTTGTTTTAAAATTAACAAATTTAACTCCAACTAGTTTCGACTTAGTAGACAAAATTAACGTTGCAGGACAAGAAAAAAGTATTACATATACATTTCAACAAACAAATCAATAA